From Diorhabda carinulata isolate Delta chromosome Y, icDioCari1.1, whole genome shotgun sequence:
GATAAACATGTTTTACAAGTTAAATAGGTTCATAAGacttaaaaactatttatacaaaatctaaCGATATGATTAATCTTAAATCCCTTCATAATAAAGTTATCCAACTTCTTTAATTAAAGGATACTGCAAGTTTGTTAAAGCACCTACTACCTGAAACACAGCATCAGCATGTGGTAACAAAGAATGtggaattaaatttaatatattgaacaCCTTCATTCTCCTTATAGCACGCTCCACATGAATCCTTGCTCGAGCAATGCATTCAGTTTGATGAACTTGTTCTGTAGTGAATTGAGGAGTTGTAAGAAATGGGGGAATATTAATATGAACTCCGGGAGGCATTAAATCTTTAATTAGGAATCCTTTATCTGCCAATACCAAGTCTCCAGGTTTAAGTTGATTTAAGATTCCACAatctttgacaatttttttgtctgATGTTGAACCTGGATATAAACATGATAAAAATGTAGCTACACCATTTGGTGCAACACCTACTAATCCTTTGCATGTATTTCTATGCTTATATGAGCTGTACGTCAACTTCTGGGAATACATACTTTGGCGATTTATACAAGTATAAACTTCCGTACAATCTATTATAATTCTACAATTTGTGAAACTACTAAAACAGTTTGGTAAGCACAACTGATTTTTACTTCTATCTGGTATTTCAGACATgaattgtttgaataaaatttcatgcaaGGCATGCACCCATGTTGTTACAACATTTGAGACTGTGCCTTGTGAAACATTAAACCTTACTGCTAAATCTTGatgtggaaaattttgtttcaatttcatcAAAGTCATGAGCAGCtgatcaatttttctcattttttctaccttccatttaaaataatatcttatttcatttttttccaacaaatgaTACAGAGCCATGAATACATCTGTTGTAGGCAAACCAGTATATAAAATGACCAAGTTATTATCACTCCTAATATGATCAAAGGAGAATGTTTCTGATAAGTGAGAGAGACTACCTGTAGCTTTTTCTAGACTTTGTCGTAAGAAATAGTTTTCTGCTTCTGTCATAACATGGTTGCTTTGAGAGAAGTCGTCTGTTTCTTTTGACGTAGATGCTTGTGGTTCAATTTGCAATCTGCAAAtggataaaacaataaatagaaataaaaaaatcactaaaggTATCTACTTACTCCAACCCATCTTGAAGTggtcttttctttttctgggGATATTGGTCGTTAAACATTTTTCCTTCATTGTGTAAAAAAATGGTTGgcccattttctttttttccatcTACAAAATGACAACTACACAAAAAAGCTCCGGGACCTGGTTCTGTTGTTCTTCtacaaatattgtgaaaaaataaaattttaaacagttATAAAATTCATCATTATATACCTTGTTAGCTTTATCCATTTGCTTCTTACTTTTGGATCCTTTGGAAATCTATAAAACTTACAACGCTCTCTGACATTGTAATGCTTACAGCCAGGTGCCCAACACTGCaccattattatttagatgaaaaacgctaaaattagatataaaacatGAGAAAAGAATTAGaacaattgttatttttgtaaacGAAACTAACTGTTTCTGAATAATTCCacttataaatagaaattcatGAAAACTCATCAGATATTTTAGTAGGTATaacaaatcacatttttcagaaattttataatttttttaagtataccGTGAAATTATTTAGGAAGGTTGA
This genomic window contains:
- the LOC130903112 gene encoding uncharacterized protein LOC130903112 — protein: MVQCWAPGCKHYNVRERCKFYRFPKDPKVRSKWIKLTRRTTEPGPGAFLCSCHFVDGKKENGPTIFLHNEGKMFNDQYPQKKKRPLQDGLELQIEPQASTSKETDDFSQSNHVMTEAENYFLRQSLEKATGSLSHLSETFSFDHIRSDNNLVILYTGLPTTDVFMALYHLLEKNEIRYYFKWKVEKMRKIDQLLMTLMKLKQNFPHQDLAVRFNVSQGTVSNVVTTWVHALHEILFKQFMSEIPDRSKNQLCLPNCFSSFTNCRIIIDCTEVYTCINRQSMYSQKLTYSSYKHRNTCKGLVGVAPNGVATFLSCLYPGSTSDKKIVKDCGILNQLKPGDLVLADKGFLIKDLMPPGVHINIPPFLTTPQFTTEQVHQTECIARARIHVERAIRRMKVFNILNLIPHSLLPHADAVFQVVGALTNLQYPLIKEVG